From Vanessa cardui chromosome 11, ilVanCard2.1, whole genome shotgun sequence, the proteins below share one genomic window:
- the LOC124533635 gene encoding phosphatidylinositol 4,5-bisphosphate 3-kinase catalytic subunit delta isoform, translating into MVPAPSCPYTWDYWSATPSDYVELTCLMPNSIYLPVTVSWDATLQDIKEELWDLAGKQPLFGMLHEMSGYVFQFINSLAVPEEVDDENKRVRDIRPVFGVLMIIERSIKRPGEHLLNTQISHLIGKGLNEFDSLRSSEVNDFRMRMRYLAEESLIKRAQSTQLERLRYHCPPRLADHPTVPTTLISHLNNNCFILVTKVANTEFSFTSNVPVGLTPQQHIETILRKKANSLNMRGEHPRNYVLKVCGREEYLLGDHPLIQFLYIQEMLSRDGVPQVMTVSMDKIAVACEFQYYSLSERRRLASEQSNTIRKKKNYESSWKIERNYSCMVQTVGGLNVDPGRLVEVVCQAGIYHGGKSLCEPQKTRLAVVSKEGEAQWDEELQFPIKVCNVPRMARLCFVIYEISKAKNKRRGKDANKDAINRLAWANTMIFDYKEQLRTDGVTLFMWTHVADETQGDDLLLHPLGTVVSNPNIDSCAALQVRFSNYDCQYPILFPKQEAVKAYADQLENNSPDVMARLSEDFEKLRATAEKDPMYEMHEQEKKDIWASREYFRALAPELLPKLLSCVEWTERSEAARVARSLASWPMLRVESALELLDYAYADAAVRGFAVECLAKISDEDLLLYLLQLVQALKHESYLMCDLAVFLLQRAFNNMTIGHYLFWHLRSEMHVPSVSVRFGLVLEAYCRGCQDHINSLMRQITCLDKLKWASQCVRKKKEISKARAALQQHLQEQHCVETLCDFVSPLTPSLVCKRIKPERCRVMDSKMRPLLLEFENVDPTGSDVRIILKIGDDLRQDMFTLQMLRIMDRLWKNAGYDFRLNPYNCISMEYAVGMIEVVDEAETVANIQKQSALFNAASTISKANLFQWLRKQNPSDESFNKAVEEFTMSCAGYCVATYVLGIADRHPDNIMVKKSGQLFHIDFGHFLGHFKQKYGFKRERVPFVLTHDFIHVINKGQRGGVHEQLDFKIFRDLCETAFKILRKHGHLILSLFSMMISTGLPELSSEKDLQYLRETLVMDLSEEKAMEHFRLKFIEAVKNSWTASFNWALHNFDKNN; encoded by the exons ATGGTTCCCGCACCGAGTTGCCCATATACGTGGGATTATTGGTCGGCCACGCCGTCCGATTATGTGGAATTAACATGCCTGATGCCAAATTCTATATACCTTCCTGTGACAGTCAGTTGGGATGCAACTCTTCAGGATATTAAGGAG GAGCTATGGGACTTGGCTGGGAAGCAGCCTCTATTTGGGATGCTGCATGAGATGTCTGGCTATGTATTCCAATTCATAAATTCCTTAGCGGTTCCGGAAGAGGTAGATGATGAAAACAAGAGGGTCCGTGATATTAGGCCTGTTTTTGGGGTGCTCATGATCATTGAGCGATCCATCAAGAGGCCCGGGGAACACTTATTGAATACGCAGATCAGTCATTTAATTGGAAAAG gtTTAAATGAATTTGATAGTTTAAGAAGTTCGGAAGTCAATGACTTTCGGATGAGAATGAGATATTTAGCTGAGGAGAGTCTAATAAAAAGAGCTCAAAGTACACAATTAGAAAGATTAAGATATCATTGTCCACCGAGATTAGCTGATCATCCTACCGTTCCCACCACCTTAATTAGCCACCTtaataataactgttttataCTCGTCACTAAAGTAGCGAATACAGAG TTTTCCTTCACATCAAACGTGCCAGTTGGCTTAACGCCCCAACAGCACATAGAAACGATACTGAGGAAAAAGGCAAACTCGCTAAACATGCGCGGAGAACATCCGCGTAACTATGTGCTCAAG GTCTGCGGGCGGGAAGAGTACCTGCTGGGCGACCACCCCCTCATACAGTTCCTTTATATACAAGAGATGCTATCACGAGATGGCGTCCCTCAAGTCATGACTGTCAGTATGGATAAAATAGCCG TTGCTTGTGAGTTTCAATATTATTCACTGTCCGAGCGACGACGACTTGCCTCAGAACAATCGAATACGATAAGGAAAAAGAAGAATTACGAGTCGTCATGGAAGATTGAGAGAAATTATTCCTGTATGGTACAAACTGTTGGTGGGCTCAACGTTGATCCTGGCAGACTTGTCGAG gtcgTTTGTCAAGCTGGTATTTATCACGGAGGCAAGTCGTTATGCGAGCCACAGAAGACGCGATTAGCTGTTGTTTCGAAGGAGGGTGAAGCGCAGTGGGATGAAGAACTCCAGTTTCCGATCAAAGTGTGTAATGTGCCACGAATGGCGAGGCTTTGTTTCGTCATATATGAGATATCCAAGGCCAAGAATAAAAGAAGAGGGAAAGACGCTAATAAg GACGCCATAAACAGGTTGGCTTGGGCGAACACAATGATTTTCGACTACAAGGAACAACTCCGCACGGATGGAGTGACCCTGTTCATGTGGACACACGTCGCCGACGAGACGCAGGGCGACGACCTGCTGTTACACCCGCTGGGTACCGTGGTCTCCAACCCCAACATCGATTCCTGTGCTGCACTTCAAGTACGCTTCTCTAA CTACGACTGCCAGTACCCGATATTATTTCCTAAGCAAGAGGCGGTCAAAGCGTACGCGGATCAACTGGAAAACAATTCGCCGGACGTTATGGCGCGACTGAGCGAGGACTTTGAGAAGCTTCGAGCGACCGCCGAGAAGGATCCCATGTATGAAATGCACGAACAGGAAAAGAAAGATATTTGGGCGTCGAG GGAGTACTTCCGCGCGCTGGCGCCGGAGCTGCTGCCCAAGCTGCTGTCGTGCGTGGAGTGGACGGAGCGCTCGGAGGCGGCGCGCGTGGCCCGCTCGCTGGCGTCGTGGCCCATGCTGCGCGTGGAGTCGGCGCTCGAGCTGCTGGACTACGCCTACGCCGACGCCGCCGTGCGAGGGTTCGCCGTCGAGTGCCTCGCCAAGATCAG TGACGAAGATCTCCTGCTATATCTATTGCAACTGGTCCAAGCTTTGAAACACGAGTCGTATCTAATGTGCGACCTGGCCGTGTTTCTGTTGCAACGAGCTTTCAATAATATGACCATCGGACATTATCTCTTCTGGCATTTAAg ATCTGAGATGCACGTGCCGTCAGTGTCGGTGCGCTTCGGTTTGGTATTGGAGGCGTACTGTCGCGGCTGTCAAGACCACATCAACAGCCTGATGCGGCAGATAACCTGCCTGGATAAGCTCAAAT GGGCCAGCCAGTGCGTGCGCAAGAAGAAGGAGATATCGAAGGCGCGCGCGGCGCTGCAGCAGCACCTGCAGGAGCAGCACTGCGTCGAGACGCTCTGCGACTTCGTGTCGCCGCTCACGCCCAGCCTCGTCTGCAAGAGGATCAA GCCTGAAAGATGTCGAGTCATGGACAGCAAGATGCGTCCCCTTTTGCTCGAATTCGAAAACGTCGACCCGACGGGATCCGACGTCCGCATTATCCTGAAGATAGGAGACGATCTCCGGCAAGACATGTTCACGCTGCAAATGTTGAGGATCATGGACAGGCTGTGGAAGAATGCAGGATATGATTTTAG ACTGAACCCGTACAACTGCATCTCGATGGAGTACGCAGTGGGTATGATCGAAGTGGTGGACGAGGCAGAGACGGTCGCCAACATACAGAAGCAGAGCGCGCTCTTCAATGCAGCCTCCACCATCTCCAAGGCCAATCTGTTCC AATGGCTCCGCAAGCAGAACCCCAGTGACGAGTCGTTCAACAAGGCGGTGGAAGAGTTCACCATGAGTTGTGCGGGCTACTGCGTGGCGACCTACGTTCTGGGTATCGCGGACAGGCATCCTGACAACATCATGGTCAAGAAGAGCGGACag CTGTTTCACATCGACTTCGGGCACTTCCTGGGTCACTTCAAGCAGAAGTACGGCTTCAAGCGCGAGCGCGTCCCGTTCGTGCTGACGCACGACTTCATCCACGTCATCAACAAGGGCCAGCGCGGCGGCGTGCACGAGCAGCTCGACTTCAAGATCTTCCGCGACCTCTGCGAGACG
- the LOC124533636 gene encoding leucine-rich repeat-containing protein 23-like: MLKSHYKLQQDVEGAEQEIEESLHLDNLVEAVEEEEQREIVPSAPALPERKLNRSEISVRLTLLGKTAEGDGYTYLKAVCTGMSLTNISAIKSFQHLQFVDVSNNYLTLENLQVVTELPFLLLIHADKNLLNSAGLKKMKYMQVIIMNNNKITSVRDVYQPELCTLEVGYNKIKSIDLYSMPTIKCLDFRYNLIEDISNLNFPNLDSLYLAGNKISSLNGIENLPNLRVLHVRNNPIRILSGFDPELKKLQYVNLRNCKVSSLKQIKKLRVLPALETLVVRGCPYMGGIGEEDAEVAVEEEDEQLRIEVLASLPKLKRLNKGTITPEERTEAKELMKQWIEEGETNEEEIMEEQHHDEEESNVD; the protein is encoded by the exons ATGCTCAAATCACATTATAAGCTTCAACAAGATGTAGAAGGAGCTGAGCAAGAGATAGAAGAATCTTTACATTTAGACAATTTAGTTGAAGCTGTGGAAGAGGAAGAGCAAAGAGAAATAGTTCCCAGTGCTCCTGCATTACCAGAGAGGAAGCTTAATCGTTCCGAGATAAGTGTTCGACTGACTTTGCTTGGCAAGACAGCTGAAGGCGATGG ctaCACATATCTAAAGGCCGTTTGTACTGGGATGAGTTTAACAAATATCAGCGCGATTAAATCGTTCCAGCATTTACAATTCGTCGATGTATCCAACAACTATTTGACTTTGGAAAATCTACAAGTAGTCACCGAACTACCGTTTCTTCTTCTAATTCATGCTGATAAGAATCTTCTAAACTCGGCTGGTTTGAAAAAGATGAAGTACATGCAAGTGATAATtatgaacaataataaaataacttcagTGCGTGACGTCTACCAACCAGAGCTGTGCACATTAGAAGTTGGctacaacaaaattaaaagcaTAGATCTATACAGTATGCCCACTATAAAATGTTTAGATTTCCGATACAATTTGATTGAAGATATCTCGAATTTAAATTTTCCTAACTTAGACAGTCTGTATTTAGCTGGAAACAAAATTTCTAGTCTAAATGGTATAGAAAACTTGCCGAATTTAAGAGTTTTGCACGTGAGAAACAATCCGATAAGGATCTTGAGCGGATTCGACCCAGAATTAAAGAAATTACAATACGTAAATTTGCGAAATTGCAAAGTTTcaagtttaaaacaaattaaaaagttacgg GTACTGCCCGCACTAGAAACTCTGGTCGTAAGGGGTTGCCCTTACATGGGTGGGATAGGCGAGGAGGACGCAGAAGTAGCCGTCGAAGAAGAAGATGAACAATTAAGAATAGAAGTTCTTGCTTCACTTCCAAAGCTTAAGAGGCTCAACAAAGGAACCATTACACCAGAAGAGAG GACTGAAGCTAAGGAACTTATGAAGCAATGGATAGAAGAAGGTGAGACGAATGAAGAAGAAATTATGGAGGAACAGCACCATGATGAAGAAGAATCTAATGTTGACTAA
- the LOC124533584 gene encoding 28S rRNA (cytosine-C(5))-methyltransferase: MFEHSVKVPRHYKVAANIFKKAYTEGGSVKTLLYDEKLRHFRTNVLYALITETIKHAVDIEKIFETCQIFTKEPRLDPWLAKILAAELLYGKKALPGKSKPELTILSYKEQLEKNIPEQQDDLNSKVVHRPRYVRINTNLLATSDAIRAFQDEGYRFIRCTSGTYDDYLKQIQSLTEYDFTQDYHVKTMFVFAPGTKLHEHDLYLENQIILQDKATALAVHLLAPPTGSTVLDMCAAPGMKTTQLAAYLRNQGKIYAVERNEDRYKTLCDFVERTGSKCVETLHKDSLEIRRGDCDDVEYILLDPSCSGSGMDLHVHNYIEDTRLARLTSLQEKFLKHAMNSFPNAKRIVYSTCSMFPEENERVITNVVKTSRAKWRVQDVKELLKGQWNNFGSGMYGSMGTRCLYAVPNSDFTTGFFVAVLDRDPKDMEKSQESAVEAKNKNTTKNEETDINVKEEIDMLSEVETEEKDNNKKKKKKKNKVEDDTADHISKIKEEADVHNEDETKLKEKRKKKKKDVLEMSNEDSVGNTEIMSAVNVEYNDVETKKKKKKRKKNEEETASEQQVVEHEEIVIKDSDSLNDNNEITKKKKKRKSNTESTTDLKQNQENSVYTDEPENVIDATETKKKKKRKTNEVLSADEECLSKKANKKHNIEIQEDNVNEITITDDNKEPVKPKKKKKKDKTPLTENFDEVSENSENKLNVDENVDNLTKKKKNKSKHKHVENSETIDINAADEAPKKKKKRKEL, translated from the exons ATGTTTGAGCATTCAGTTAAAGTTCCCAGACATTATAAAGTAGcggcaaatatttttaaaaaagcttatACAGAAGGCGGCAGTGTCAAAACTTTATTGTACGACGAAAAACTTAGGCATTTT AGAACTAATGTGCTTTACGCACTCATAACAGAAACTATTAAACATGCTGTCGATATCGAAAAGATTTTTGAGACTTGTCAAATTTTTACAAAAGAACCGCGATTAGATCCCTGGCTGGCAAAAATTTTAGCTGCCGAATTGCTTTATGGAAAAAAGGCATTGCCGGGAAAAAGCAAACCTGAGCTAACGATTTTGTCCTATAAAGAGCAGTTAGAAAAAAACATACCAGAACAACAGGATGACTTGAACTCTaaag TTGTTCACAGACCTCGTTATGTGAGAATCAATACAAACCTGTTAGCCACTTCAGATGCTATCAGAGCCTTTCAAGATGAAGGATACAGGTTCATCAGATGCACATCTGGAACATATGATGATTACTTGAAGCAAATTCAAAGTTTAACAGAATATGACTTTACTCAAGACTATCATGTTAAGACCATGTTTGTATTTGCACCGGGTACCAAACTACATGAACATGATTTGTATTtggaaaatcaaattatattgcaagataag GCCACGGCTCTCGCAGTGCATCTCTTGGCGCCGCCAACGGGAAGCACGGTGTTGGACATGTGTGCAGCGCCCGGTATGAAAACTACCCAATTGGCGGCGTATTTAAGAAATCAG gGAAAAATTTACGCCGTCGAAAGAAATGAAGACAGATACAAAACTCTTTGTGATTTTGTGGAGAGAACGGGTTCAAAATGCGTAGAGACCCTACATAAGGACTCGCTAGAAATAAGAAGAGGTGATTGTGACGATGTTGAATACATTCTTCTGGATCCTAGTTGTTCAGGGTCAG GTATGGATCTCCATGTACACAACTATATCGAGGACACAAGATTAGCTAGACTAACTTCACTCCAGGAAAAGTTCTTAAAGCACGCAATGAATTCGTTTCCAAACGCGAAACGAATAGTATACAGCACTTGCTCGATGTTTCCCGAAGAAAATGAAAGGGTTATAACAAATGTCGTTAAAACTTCTCGAGCCAAATGGAGAGTGCAAGACGTTAAAGAACTTCTAAAGGGTCAATGGAATAATTTCGGTTCCGGAATGTACGGCAGCATGGGCACAAGATGTCTCTATGCGGTTCCAAATTCAGATTTCACCACCGGCTTTTTTGTAGCCGTCTTAGACAGAGATCCTAAAGATATGGAAAAGTCACAGGAAAGCGCAGTAGAggcgaaaaataaaaatacaaccaAAAACGAAGAAActgatataaatgttaaagaagAAATTGATATGCTCTCTGAAGTTGAAACAGAAGAAAAGGATAACaataaaaagaagaagaaaaagaaaaacaaagtaGAAGATGATACTGCTGATCATATCTCAAAGATCAAAGAGGAGGCCGATGTGCATAATGAagatgaaacaaaattaaaagaaaagcgtaaaaagaaaaagaaggaCGTTTTAGAAATGTCAAATGAAGATAGCGTAGGTAATACTGAAATCATGTCTGCAGTGAATGTAGAATATAATGATGTAGAAAcgaagaaaaagaagaagaaaagaaaaaagaatgAAGAAGAAACAGCATCTGAACAACAAGTTGTGGAGCATGAAGAAATAGTAATTAAGGATTCTGATAGTTTAAATGATAacaatgaaataacaaaaaagaagaaaaaacgAAAATCGAATACAGAATCGACAACAGATTTGAAACAAAACCAGGAGAACAGTGTTTACACTGACGAGCCAGAAAATGTAATTGATGCCACTGAAACTAAGAAGAAGAAAAAACGAAAAACTAATGAAGTTTTATCAGCTGATGAAGAATGTTTGAgtaaaaaagcaaataaaaaacataatattgaaaTCCAAGAAGATAATGttaatgaaataacaataactGATGATAATAAAGAACCTGTGAAAccaaaaaagaagaaaaagaaagacAAAACTCCTTTAACAGAAAATTTCGATGAAGTCAGTGAAAATTCcgaaaataaactaaatgtagatgaaaatgttgataatttgactaaaaagaagaaaaacaaatCGAAACATAAACACGTTGAGAATTCGGAAACAATTGACATTAATGCAGCGGACGAAGccccaaaaaagaaaaaaaaacgcaagGAGTTGTAA